In the Arachis ipaensis cultivar K30076 chromosome B10, Araip1.1, whole genome shotgun sequence genome, one interval contains:
- the LOC110267615 gene encoding uncharacterized protein LOC110267615 codes for MAHKNSREVDSRMSQDLKRKETTIVDDVEECGSLQERPTKKEKIRQFASMPIDTFLKLNNEPDGEEQLDENEGDNIEEQDKDYINPTEAEDIDNTLKGKLC; via the exons ATGGCTCACAAGAATTCTAGAGAAGTAGATTCTAGAATGAGTCAAGATTTGAAGAGAAAAGAGACCACAATTGTAGATGATGTTGAAGAGTGTGGTAGCTTGCAAGAAAGGCCAACTAAGAAGGAAAAAATACGTCAATTTGCTTCAATGCCGATTGATACATTTCTTAAACTTAACAATGAACCTGATGGTGAAGAGCAATTAGATGAGAATGAAGGAGATAATATAGAGGAGCAGGACAAGGATTATATTAATCCAACTGAGGCTGAGGACATAGACAATACTTTGAAAG gaAAACTATGTTGA